Proteins encoded in a region of the Stieleria neptunia genome:
- a CDS encoding glutamate-1-semialdehyde 2,1-aminomutase yields the protein MEFSKSRAMQRRVHQVIPGGCHTYAKGDDQFPYLAPGFISRGHGCHVWDVDENEYIEYGMGCRAVSLGHGFEPIVQAAASEMQHGVNFTRPAAIELECAEELLGMIHGAEQCKFAKDGSTVTTAALKLARAATGRDRVALCRDHPFFAIHDWFIGTTSINAGIPKAVQDLSLTFRYNDPESLEHLFRRYPDQIACVILEPAKHEDPQDHFLHRVQEICQRHGAVFVLDEMITGFRWDNGGAQKTYDIVPDLSTFGKALANGFSLSALVGKRKWMEPCGLFHDQQRVFALSTTHGAETHALAAGIATMRFYQQNPVIEVLHRQGARLAEGIRRVIVEQGVEGSVEVLGKPCNLVFATRDREGKPSQGFRSLLMQELIRNGVLGPSLVISYSHSDQDVDQTIEAFRAATAVYRQALDEGYQRYLVGPATQVVYRDFNAPAYQGVDQG from the coding sequence ATGGAATTTTCAAAATCACGAGCAATGCAGCGTCGCGTTCACCAGGTCATTCCCGGTGGCTGTCACACCTATGCCAAGGGCGACGACCAGTTTCCGTACCTCGCTCCCGGCTTTATCAGCCGCGGCCACGGATGCCACGTTTGGGACGTCGATGAAAACGAGTACATCGAGTACGGGATGGGATGTCGCGCGGTGTCCTTGGGGCACGGGTTTGAACCGATCGTCCAAGCCGCCGCATCGGAAATGCAACACGGCGTCAACTTCACACGCCCCGCCGCGATCGAATTGGAGTGCGCCGAAGAATTGCTGGGCATGATCCACGGCGCCGAACAGTGCAAGTTCGCAAAGGATGGATCGACCGTTACCACGGCGGCGCTCAAATTGGCCCGCGCCGCGACCGGCCGAGACCGTGTTGCATTGTGTCGCGATCACCCGTTCTTTGCGATCCACGATTGGTTCATCGGCACGACGTCGATCAACGCCGGCATTCCCAAAGCCGTCCAGGATCTGTCGCTGACCTTTCGCTACAACGACCCCGAGAGTTTGGAACACCTGTTCCGTCGGTATCCTGACCAGATTGCCTGCGTCATACTCGAACCGGCCAAACACGAAGATCCCCAAGATCATTTTTTGCACCGTGTCCAGGAAATCTGTCAACGGCATGGCGCTGTGTTTGTGCTGGATGAAATGATCACCGGGTTTCGCTGGGACAACGGCGGGGCGCAAAAAACTTACGACATCGTTCCCGACCTGTCGACGTTCGGAAAGGCACTGGCAAACGGGTTTTCTCTGTCAGCGCTGGTCGGCAAACGCAAATGGATGGAGCCGTGCGGACTGTTTCACGACCAGCAGAGGGTCTTCGCGCTATCGACGACCCATGGCGCCGAGACACATGCGTTGGCCGCCGGGATCGCAACGATGCGGTTTTACCAACAGAATCCGGTCATTGAAGTCTTGCACCGACAGGGGGCTCGGTTGGCCGAAGGAATCCGCAGGGTGATCGTCGAGCAGGGCGTCGAAGGATCCGTCGAAGTCCTCGGAAAACCCTGCAATTTGGTGTTCGCCACGCGCGATCGCGAAGGCAAACCATCGCAAGGCTTCCGGTCGCTGCTGATGCAAGAGCTGATTCGCAATGGTGTGCTCGGCCCCTCGTTGGTGATCAGCTATTCGCATTCCGATCAAGACGTTGATCAGACCATTGAGGCATTTCGCGCTGCAACCGCCGTTTATCGTCAGGCACTCGACGAGGGATACCAACGGTATCTGGTCGGCCCCGCAACCCAGGTGGTCTACCGTGACTTCAACGCTCCGGCGTATCAAGGAGTCGACCAGGGATGA
- the rfbG gene encoding CDP-glucose 4,6-dehydratase, which yields MNFVEQQIFRGKRVFLTGHTGFKGSWMALWLHQLGAEVTGYALQPPSNPSHFEAADVQSSLAHHHLADIRDADRINAAMKLADPDIVIHLAAQSVVRTGYAIPRETFDVNVMGTIGVLDAIRALDKPCAALMITSDKCYENVEQVWGYREHDALGEHDPYGGSKGAAEIAIRTYRHSFFPVDRIARHGVRLASARAGNVIGGGDWTKDALIVDVVAALSQDQPIHLRSPHALRPWQHVLQCLSGYLTIAARLLGDDAADYCSAWNIGPLPGNELPVQQVVEHFIRCWGDGQCVDASDPNQLPEANILRLCIDKAIWKLGWRPRWSVYETLEKTVDWYRAYLADPDSIRDVSLGQIRHYEQALAGDHQTLQAAQRS from the coding sequence ATGAATTTTGTCGAACAGCAAATCTTTCGCGGAAAACGCGTTTTCCTGACCGGACACACCGGTTTTAAGGGCTCGTGGATGGCGCTCTGGCTGCACCAACTCGGCGCAGAGGTCACCGGATATGCACTGCAACCGCCATCCAATCCGAGCCATTTCGAAGCGGCAGACGTGCAATCGTCGCTCGCCCACCATCACTTGGCAGACATCCGCGACGCGGACCGGATCAATGCTGCGATGAAATTGGCCGATCCCGACATCGTGATCCATTTGGCCGCCCAAAGCGTGGTCCGTACCGGTTACGCGATTCCCCGTGAGACGTTTGACGTCAACGTGATGGGAACCATCGGTGTGCTGGACGCGATCCGTGCCTTGGACAAACCTTGTGCCGCATTGATGATCACCAGCGACAAGTGCTACGAAAACGTCGAACAGGTCTGGGGCTATCGAGAACACGATGCCCTCGGCGAACACGATCCCTATGGCGGCAGCAAGGGCGCGGCTGAAATTGCGATCCGCACCTATCGTCATTCGTTTTTCCCCGTCGATCGAATTGCCCGGCACGGTGTGCGACTGGCCAGTGCCCGCGCCGGAAATGTGATCGGCGGAGGCGATTGGACGAAAGACGCTTTGATCGTCGATGTTGTTGCCGCACTGTCGCAGGATCAGCCGATTCATCTCCGCAGCCCGCACGCCCTGCGACCCTGGCAACACGTGCTGCAGTGTTTGAGCGGGTATTTGACGATCGCCGCACGACTGCTCGGCGACGATGCGGCAGACTACTGTTCGGCTTGGAATATCGGCCCGCTGCCGGGCAACGAGCTGCCCGTGCAGCAAGTCGTCGAACACTTCATCCGTTGTTGGGGCGACGGTCAATGCGTTGATGCCTCCGATCCGAATCAATTGCCCGAAGCAAACATCCTCAGGCTCTGTATCGACAAAGCGATTTGGAAACTCGGTTGGCGTCCGCGTTGGTCGGTTTATGAAACGTTGGAAAAGACCGTGGATTGGTATCGGGCATACCTCGCCGATCCCGATTCGATTCGCGACGTCAGTTTGGGCCAGATTCGGCACTATGAACAGGCACTGGCCGGCGACCACCAGACGTTGCAAGCAGCTCAGCGGAGTTAG
- a CDS encoding GNAT family N-acetyltransferase — MVKLEKIRSQLFPNLYESFLKDDDPLSDQQDWRNVFDYRWPTDHDHCGYALLDNDKVVGMIGMVFSQRFINGAKRNFCNLHTWWVHPDHRGRSLALLRPVLKLNDYTITHFTPDAEVRAVTKRLGFSSLHSQLKILLPLHKQNRHVTLLDDCQEIAGLLDEHEQRILKDHLPYNVGHLCIVDGNESCYVLYTHVVRHRLPYCHVHYVGNQAVFARHEADVRNALIAKHHVKFVALDCRLAADIRFPRSFNFWAPEHAVYRPVGLKPHQIDHLYSDVVFLKLTTLPDLSHELGQIWRRFVPGFLASK; from the coding sequence ATGGTCAAACTGGAAAAAATTCGATCGCAGCTGTTCCCGAATCTGTACGAATCCTTTTTAAAGGACGACGATCCGCTATCGGATCAACAGGACTGGCGGAACGTGTTCGATTACCGATGGCCGACCGACCACGACCATTGCGGTTACGCACTGTTGGACAACGACAAAGTCGTCGGCATGATCGGAATGGTCTTCAGCCAGCGTTTCATCAATGGTGCAAAGCGAAACTTTTGCAATTTACACACCTGGTGGGTCCACCCCGACCATCGCGGCCGAAGTCTGGCTTTGTTGCGCCCGGTCTTGAAACTGAACGATTACACGATCACTCACTTTACGCCGGATGCGGAAGTTCGTGCCGTCACCAAACGACTCGGATTTTCAAGTCTCCATTCACAGCTGAAGATTTTGCTGCCGTTACACAAGCAAAACCGACACGTCACGCTTCTGGATGATTGCCAGGAAATCGCGGGTTTGCTTGACGAACATGAACAGCGCATTCTCAAGGACCATCTTCCTTACAATGTCGGGCATCTGTGCATCGTCGACGGGAACGAATCTTGCTACGTCCTTTACACCCACGTGGTCCGTCACCGGTTGCCATATTGCCATGTTCACTACGTCGGGAACCAAGCCGTCTTCGCCAGACACGAAGCGGACGTCCGCAACGCGTTGATTGCCAAGCACCACGTAAAATTTGTCGCCTTGGACTGCCGGCTTGCTGCCGACATCCGCTTCCCGCGCAGTTTCAATTTTTGGGCTCCCGAACACGCCGTTTACCGCCCCGTCGGACTTAAACCTCATCAAATCGATCATTTGTATTCCGACGTCGTGTTTCTGAAACTGACGACGTTGCCTGATTTGAGTCACGAACTGGGCCAGATTTGGCGGCGATTTGTCCCGGGATTCCTGGCGTCGAAGTAA
- a CDS encoding type III PLP-dependent enzyme, with amino-acid sequence MSATAKKRKPRPSIDHVARLVEQFYGRRDNELYVGGIAVSEIAETFATPLFVYDAGVMLKKLEQLRATYPERFELFYSIKANPNAEILKLFLARGCGLEVASGGELHQALAAGCSPDRLIFAGPGKTQDELRSALDASIREIHVESIEEARLLDSLSAGRAKPTNIALRINPATDAGGAMRMGGQASPFGIDEECLPDVLDQILQLQHVRVVGVHLFMGTQILDAETLLSQYHRAIEIALQVAHRINGPLESIDFGGGLGTPYFPHEQELDHSRLVDGLREVDVKLNAEPKLAAARAMVEPGRFLVAEAGIYLSRVLRVKPSRGKTYAVIDGGMHHHLAASGNLGQTIKRNFPVAVANKIAVPSTQEVQLVGPLCTPLDCLARNVVLPPIAADDLIAVFQSGAYARTSSPHGFLSHDTPPEVLVVDGQVRQIRRRGRADDWLRDQVSLS; translated from the coding sequence ATGTCCGCTACAGCAAAGAAAAGAAAGCCGCGTCCCTCGATCGACCACGTCGCACGGCTGGTCGAACAGTTCTATGGTCGACGCGACAACGAACTCTACGTGGGTGGGATCGCCGTTTCGGAAATCGCAGAGACATTCGCAACGCCGTTATTTGTATACGACGCCGGCGTGATGCTGAAAAAACTGGAACAACTCCGCGCAACCTACCCCGAACGCTTTGAGCTTTTTTATTCCATCAAAGCAAATCCCAATGCCGAAATTCTGAAACTGTTCCTCGCCCGCGGCTGCGGTCTCGAAGTCGCCTCCGGCGGTGAACTTCATCAAGCGTTGGCAGCGGGCTGCTCGCCCGACCGACTGATCTTCGCAGGTCCCGGCAAGACCCAGGACGAACTGCGTTCGGCGCTCGACGCATCGATTCGCGAGATTCATGTCGAATCGATCGAAGAAGCCCGTTTGCTCGATTCCCTGTCTGCTGGCCGCGCCAAACCCACAAACATCGCGCTCAGGATCAACCCCGCCACGGACGCCGGTGGTGCAATGCGGATGGGCGGCCAAGCGTCTCCGTTCGGGATCGACGAAGAGTGTTTGCCCGACGTGCTCGATCAGATTCTGCAACTTCAACACGTCCGTGTGGTCGGCGTTCATCTATTCATGGGGACGCAGATCTTGGATGCGGAAACGCTGCTGTCACAATACCACCGGGCGATTGAGATCGCGTTGCAAGTTGCCCACCGGATTAATGGACCGCTGGAATCGATCGATTTCGGCGGCGGGCTGGGAACGCCTTACTTTCCACACGAGCAGGAGCTCGATCACTCGAGACTGGTTGACGGACTTCGAGAGGTCGATGTCAAACTGAATGCGGAACCCAAACTGGCAGCGGCCCGTGCGATGGTTGAACCCGGCCGGTTTCTGGTCGCCGAAGCGGGGATTTATCTGTCCAGAGTGCTTCGCGTCAAACCATCACGCGGCAAAACGTACGCGGTGATTGATGGCGGCATGCACCACCACCTCGCCGCATCGGGAAATCTGGGGCAAACGATCAAACGCAACTTCCCGGTCGCGGTGGCCAACAAGATCGCGGTGCCGTCAACACAAGAGGTGCAACTGGTTGGCCCGCTCTGCACTCCGTTGGACTGTTTGGCCCGCAATGTTGTTTTACCGCCCATCGCCGCCGACGATCTGATCGCCGTCTTTCAATCAGGCGCCTACGCGAGAACCTCCAGTCCCCATGGGTTCCTCAGTCACGACACGCCGCCGGAGGTGTTGGTCGTCGACGGGCAGGTGCGTCAGATCCGACGTCGCGGCCGAGCGGATGATTGGTTGCGTGATCAGGTTTCACTGTCCTAA
- a CDS encoding AMP-binding protein, whose product MRFLVHHMLRDSASARPDHPAIVGNDQCVDYQTMTARVASLANGLREAGVRRGDRVAVFLRPGLSLPIAIFAVAQAGGVFVPIHHGFFAEQAGHILRDCGATALITDSTRWDLVDEVLATIPQLQFAVIDGTAKRSGRFPTLALDQLVAASAKDIEPRCIEKDLAAILYTSGSTGKPKGVMLSHANLLSGTEIVADYLAIGEHDRILAALPFSFDAGLNQLMTAVLKAATTVMIEFRFGRDIVGKLAAEQITALAGVPSLWSLLAQPSAGLAKQSLPHLRYITNTGGAIPQNVLAQLRQLLPQTDIVLMYGLTEAFRSTYLPPAELDRRPTSMGKAIPNTEIVVVDEHGRPCEPGQVGELVHHGPTVSLGYWGHPELTDRILRPHPFPAAGQHVKDRVCYSGDLVKTDEDGFLYFVGRRDNQIKSSGFRISPNDVEAMICKVASVRQAAVIGVPDAILGQHLVAFAIAEENAGVLSANDILARCAGVMPRHMVPKRIEFVDVLPMTSSGKVDYPALRQRVSENHSQNT is encoded by the coding sequence ATGCGTTTCTTGGTTCACCACATGCTCCGCGATTCCGCGTCGGCTCGGCCCGACCACCCCGCGATTGTCGGGAACGATCAGTGTGTCGATTACCAAACGATGACCGCGCGGGTGGCGTCACTGGCAAATGGACTGCGTGAGGCCGGCGTTCGGCGTGGTGATCGTGTGGCGGTCTTTCTTCGTCCCGGTCTTTCGTTGCCGATCGCCATCTTTGCCGTCGCCCAGGCTGGTGGAGTGTTTGTGCCGATCCATCACGGATTCTTTGCCGAACAGGCCGGACATATTCTGCGTGACTGTGGCGCAACGGCGCTGATCACCGATTCAACCCGATGGGATCTGGTCGACGAAGTCCTGGCGACGATTCCCCAATTGCAATTCGCTGTCATCGACGGCACTGCCAAACGCTCCGGCCGTTTCCCCACGCTCGCACTGGACCAGCTCGTTGCCGCGTCGGCAAAGGACATCGAACCCCGCTGTATCGAAAAGGATCTGGCTGCGATCCTTTACACCTCGGGGTCAACCGGAAAACCAAAAGGCGTGATGCTCAGTCACGCCAATCTGTTGTCCGGAACGGAAATCGTCGCGGATTACCTCGCCATCGGTGAACACGACCGAATCCTCGCCGCCTTGCCGTTCAGTTTCGACGCGGGACTGAATCAACTGATGACGGCGGTGCTCAAAGCCGCAACCACCGTGATGATCGAGTTTCGATTTGGTCGCGACATCGTCGGGAAATTGGCCGCGGAGCAGATCACGGCACTCGCGGGAGTCCCGTCGCTGTGGAGCTTGCTAGCGCAACCCAGTGCGGGACTCGCCAAGCAGTCGCTGCCGCATTTGCGTTACATCACCAACACGGGCGGCGCGATCCCGCAGAACGTGCTCGCTCAATTGCGTCAATTGCTGCCACAGACCGACATTGTGTTGATGTACGGACTAACCGAAGCATTTCGTTCGACCTACTTGCCGCCGGCAGAACTGGATCGCCGTCCCACCTCGATGGGCAAGGCGATTCCCAACACGGAAATCGTGGTGGTCGACGAACACGGCCGACCGTGCGAACCGGGACAAGTCGGCGAACTGGTGCACCACGGACCGACGGTTTCGCTGGGCTATTGGGGGCACCCGGAACTGACCGATCGCATCTTGCGTCCCCATCCCTTTCCCGCGGCAGGTCAACACGTCAAAGACCGAGTGTGTTATTCCGGTGATCTGGTCAAGACCGACGAGGACGGATTTCTGTATTTCGTCGGCCGCCGCGACAACCAAATCAAGTCCTCCGGATTCCGTATCAGCCCGAACGATGTCGAAGCTATGATTTGCAAAGTCGCATCGGTGCGCCAAGCCGCGGTGATCGGCGTGCCCGACGCAATCCTCGGCCAACACTTGGTCGCCTTTGCCATTGCCGAGGAAAACGCAGGCGTCTTGTCCGCCAACGACATTCTGGCTCGATGTGCGGGCGTGATGCCACGCCACATGGTTCCCAAACGCATCGAGTTTGTCGACGTGCTGCCGATGACATCCAGCGGGAAAGTCGACTACCCTGCGCTCCGCCAGAGAGTGTCCGAAAACCACTCTCAAAACACTTGA
- a CDS encoding acyl carrier protein, with protein sequence MTQLDRTYSQISEFVSRAFPLAKQREIGPDDSLFDNGIIDSMGTLEVIQFLEDEFGIEVSDEEMVDDHFESINRIARLVNSKLPDGLRDGQ encoded by the coding sequence ATGACACAGCTTGATCGAACCTACTCTCAAATTTCGGAATTCGTCTCGCGCGCCTTCCCCCTGGCAAAACAACGGGAAATCGGGCCCGACGACTCGCTCTTCGACAACGGCATCATCGACTCGATGGGAACGCTGGAAGTGATTCAGTTTTTGGAAGATGAATTTGGGATCGAAGTGAGCGACGAGGAAATGGTCGATGACCACTTCGAATCGATCAATCGCATCGCCCGACTGGTGAATTCAAAACTGCCGGACGGACTCCGGGACGGACAGTAA
- a CDS encoding class I SAM-dependent methyltransferase has translation MTAITSSNCCRGCNASDPKLFYRNPQIPASVGTLPHSRDAARQMPCGQIELVACDRCGLIQNRVYDVDRVGFVPGYEVSLFHTPTFRQYIQGVCDRLIRRYGLHGKRLLEIGCGGADFLRLICRSGGNHGVGVDPTIAQPLQESVGDGSIRLVPGFFSKAHDALIGDFICCLSVFEDIPNPLAFLTQLRESIGDRDVPMYFEVFNGFRSIRELEVWSIHYEQCNYFSLESLTGLFERAGFSVIDADVCYQGDQYLYVEARPGTARSPRSDFSSMIPAVDRFAGEYEKRRERWQHRLDTWQDQNKTVVLWGSGGKGISFLTSLSNSGTVAYVVDVNPDRQGCHIPISGQEIIAPRRLAEIAPDVVILSNPLYQHEISRQLTELGLQPEILVA, from the coding sequence ATGACTGCGATCACTTCGTCAAACTGTTGTCGCGGGTGCAACGCATCCGACCCCAAATTGTTTTACCGCAATCCGCAGATACCGGCGAGCGTCGGCACGCTACCACATTCCCGGGACGCGGCACGACAGATGCCCTGCGGTCAAATTGAATTGGTCGCGTGCGACCGATGCGGTCTGATTCAAAACCGGGTTTATGACGTCGATCGCGTGGGTTTTGTCCCCGGATACGAAGTCTCGTTGTTCCATACACCGACGTTTCGACAATACATTCAAGGCGTTTGCGACCGCTTGATCCGGCGTTACGGGCTGCACGGAAAGCGTCTACTGGAGATCGGCTGTGGCGGCGCTGACTTCTTACGATTGATTTGCCGCAGCGGTGGCAATCACGGCGTCGGTGTCGATCCGACCATTGCCCAACCGCTGCAGGAGTCGGTCGGCGACGGATCGATTCGTCTCGTTCCCGGGTTCTTTTCCAAAGCGCACGATGCCCTGATCGGCGACTTCATTTGCTGTCTCTCCGTATTCGAAGACATCCCCAATCCGCTCGCATTCTTGACCCAGTTGCGTGAATCCATCGGCGATCGCGACGTGCCGATGTACTTCGAAGTCTTCAACGGTTTTCGATCGATACGCGAGTTGGAAGTTTGGAGTATCCACTACGAGCAGTGCAATTACTTCAGTCTGGAATCGTTGACGGGGTTGTTTGAAAGAGCGGGTTTCTCGGTCATTGACGCTGACGTCTGTTATCAGGGTGACCAATATCTGTACGTCGAGGCCCGCCCGGGGACAGCCAGATCCCCGCGGTCGGATTTCTCATCGATGATCCCCGCGGTAGACCGCTTTGCCGGTGAATATGAGAAGCGGCGCGAACGATGGCAACACAGGCTGGACACATGGCAGGACCAGAACAAGACCGTCGTACTATGGGGATCGGGGGGCAAGGGAATCAGCTTTCTTACCTCGCTGTCGAATTCCGGCACCGTCGCGTACGTCGTCGACGTCAATCCTGACCGCCAGGGATGCCACATTCCGATCAGCGGGCAGGAAATCATCGCCCCCCGGCGACTCGCTGAGATTGCCCCCGACGTGGTGATCCTCTCCAACCCGCTCTATCAGCACGAAATCAGCCGGCAATTGACGGAGTTGGGGTTGCAACCGGAAATACTGGTTGCGTGA